The following nucleotide sequence is from Salvia splendens isolate huo1 chromosome 2, SspV2, whole genome shotgun sequence.
ttttatgTTAGTTTTAGATATtatatttcctatatttttttttcatccttGCATCACTCTCTCATATAGTACTACTTAGTACATTATTTCTTGACAATTTATTCCCCGAGGACGCCACTATTGCTTTGAAGAAGTTGCCTAGTCGTTCGTTATAGGTTTTGTCTCTATCATAGTCACATCCTATTGTACATAAGAATTCGCAGATTCTTACTTATTCTATGGAGTAATTTTATTATCTCTTATTATTAGTAAAACACAAGCATGCCATCAATCCGAAAtcatttaatactactatatcatTAGCACATGCATTTAAAACGATTAGGAAAAGTTGATCTAATTAATCTATAAACCTATAGTCATctcaaatttaaataaagcaaTTATTAGCAGTGGGCCCCCTCCCCTTCACCATATACCTATAAATACCCTCCATCctacacacataaacacaccatgcaaaagaataaaaaaaatactaaagcAAACCATCACATAATTCCAATGGAGTCCAAACCTGCAGCTGCAGCCTCATCTCCATCGGCCATCGCCGACGTCCGCCGCCTCTACAAGGCCGTGTCCAGCGGCGGGGCGGGGGAAATCCCGGGCCTGAAGATCGCGGGGGACCTGGAATGGTGGTTCCACGGGCCGCAGAAGTGCCATTACATGATGAAAAAGCTGACCGGAGAGTCCTCGGCGGGGGACTTCGAGTTCGAGCCTCGGAACATCGACATCGTGGACGATCTCGTGATTGTGGAGGGGTGGGAGGGGGCGGAGGTGTATTGGGTGCACGTGTGGACGCTGAGAGATGGGGTGATCACTCAGTTTAGAGAATACTTCAATACTTGGCTCACGGTTAGGGATGTGCGCCCGCTCGGTTGCTCCGCCGCCCCTCTTTGGCAGAGCCACCCTCAGGAACTGCCGGAGCGCTCGCTGCCCGGCCTCTTGCTTGCCATTTGATTATATACTATGAATATGTCTAATTCAATAatgtttaacttttttttataaaaataagtgTAAATTAAGTGTGAGAGTTGAATCCTAGATTTCGCCGTTTGCGGACTAAAATGTTGCATCTTTTATTTCAGAGAAGTTGTATATGAATttattagaccatccacaataggcgcccagcgaccgcccagccgagcgccggcgctgggcggttcgctgggcggtctattgcagccgcccagcggctgagtggagagagaaaccgcgcagcgctgggcggttataTGGCGCtcggcggtcggctgggcggtccgttcggcgctattgcagcgcccggatcgcccagcgcaccgcctagcgcgaaaattaattttttttttccgaaacattatatatacgcgctttgctcgtcattttcattcgcaccacttgttttaacgagtactctctctatcttaatttctgttcaagatcaacaacgggaaatggatctcaacaacgagcctagttccgggagtagcgggtcacaaactccgacgatccctgtgggaagtggatggggtcaggtgcccgggtactacaacatgtacccgtggcagcagatgatgcccggggcaccaatgggggggagtccgccggggtgggtacccgggatgcagatgatgcccgggggagcaccggcgacacagtggactccgggggtcgtaccggcgacacagtggactccgggggtcgtaccggctacacaggggactccgggggtcgtaccggctacacaggggactcctggggggtccccggcgacggcgggggatgtctat
It contains:
- the LOC121770705 gene encoding wound-induced protein 1-like, whose translation is MESKPAAAASSPSAIADVRRLYKAVSSGGAGEIPGLKIAGDLEWWFHGPQKCHYMMKKLTGESSAGDFEFEPRNIDIVDDLVIVEGWEGAEVYWVHVWTLRDGVITQFREYFNTWLTVRDVRPLGCSAAPLWQSHPQELPERSLPGLLLAI